A single Plasmodium sp. gorilla clade G2 genome assembly, chromosome: 7 DNA region contains:
- a CDS encoding erythrocyte binding antigen-175, which produces MKSNTGIYFFASSFLLYFAKATNEYDIIENEKTLDVDKEKFNELDKNKYENVHTTNKKIFSFIENKLDILNNSKFNKRSKTYVTPDNIDKKISFINKHNNQGTFNNNYQSFLSTSSLLKENIYVPVRATRVSRVLSFLDSRLNNKKNSQINNGDLSNCREKRRAIKWDCKKKEKSNNYICVPDRRIQLCIVNLSIVKTYTKDTMKNHFIDAAKRESQLLFEKNYKKYDSKFCNDLKNSFLDYGHLAMGNDMDFGGYSTKAENKIQEVFKEAHKGAKQDAIKNFRKTWWKGFRNELWNAMIYEHKNKLNSCKNIPADELQINQWIKEWNEEFVVERNIRLETPKSKCNNNTLYEACEKKCIDPCMSYGKWIIRIKYEWDILSKEYKAQNGSKKNPDDYLLSFSNKSNSENVSTLLKKCDDEYSKYCDCKHTTTLVKSVLNGKEDTSEEDREIVDVNDFSKFGCNKKSVETNSKIWECIKPDILRVTGVCSPPRRQEICLGNIDRIFDKNLSMIKEHILAIAIYESRLLKQKYKSEGNDQVCNVIKKSFSDLRDIIKGTDYWNDLSNRKLVGKINTNSNYVHRNMSNDKYFRDAWWEDIKKDVWNVMTWVFKDKNVCKENDIENIPQFFRWFSEWGDEYCQVKIKMIETLNVACKEKGCEDSNCKNKCSAYNEWISKQKELYSKQATKYQEYQKGKSYRTYTESKSMKAEDYLKKYSKKCSNINFETEFNEIFPSDYKTKCTICSKGNDVIIDTVSTAIEPPQTVVPEIKSSTKHESMDNSPAAVEGDTPVSDTLHKQGNLESSDTEKANVTSETEAKGETQIDHETLKEELTDAEGSVHEESTGVLSENLKVSPSEGGTEATVLTDQLKNVEKPLVESSSIKPEEESASIQSEGESTKIQSAEEPVREDSNLKLNTKSIEDKEIEALSTSTSSSNSSDQTHSSDNDHKIEAPKVSDNMSNESTESTPSKEKTLATEDVNSPVIESSERNDHDARVEDKLDENAISTITSGNERDKNSTFEDQKPKENVDVSTTNTVITGSVNDNEKIAEHEVKESTIDPNNVSDDVSEQEEELKDVTNYRSEDDVVDNETEISTNDITSNSEDGSGIESEHSTVNMQTSIVDDNNDIRQYSEEEHHNSNTDVELNDPLQKSSMSSVGGISDEESAEEIVRSDQNVTNKSEHLDDNNEEHTERFSDSNFEVSDSGNKEKIDMEHKGIVSPDDSKRESEVEESGTFTGTPESEHDDVVEKDTFDMLEDSSKNKQEDDTTSDRNLEITDREKSHEQLRENEVKMELEKQRQSKEQEILKGLKGNQHRTNVDNIKPVDKNHPKLPLEVMNKTEEERKQLSKENISIGQEKKLQKHKFDTSYNLQGHVSPEKNPHNTGFHRRTDLVNHSNSVLSAGTNVTNLNNTRHKYDLKDEKLNIELYQKRNDKVTREEIKELAEKNKCKNKISEEYCSHMIEDEIKSNICSIEKTKNMCCAVSDYCMRYFTYGSKEYSDCTKKEFEDPSYICFRKEAFSRMPYYAGAGVLFIILLIFGSIHAKDQSSDVVVNEDNGNNFAFEVTDNLDKLSNMFNQQVQETNVNDFSEYTEDINAY; this is translated from the exons tgttcctGTTCGTGCTACACGTGTGTCTAGGGTATTAAGTTTCCTGGATTCTAgacttaataataaaaaaaattcacaAATTAATAATGGAGATTTAAGTAATTGTAGGGAAAAGAGGAGAGCAATAAAATGggattgtaaaaaaaaagagaaatcaAACAACTACATATGTGTTCCAGATCGTAGAATCCAATTATGTATTGTAAATCTTAGTATAGTTAAAACATATACAAAAGATACCATGAAGAATCATTTTATTGATGCTGCTAAAAGAGAATCTCAACTTTtgtttgaaaaaaattataagaagTACGATTCAAAATTTTGTAATGATTTGAAGAATAGTTTTTTAGATTATGGACATCTCGCTATGGGAAATGATATGGATTTTGGAGGTTATTCAACTAAAGCAGAAAACAAAATTCAAGAAGTTTTCAAAGAGGCTCATAAGGGAGCAAAACAAGATgctattaaaaattttagaaAAACATGGTGGAAAGGGTTTAGAAATGAACTTTGGAATGCTATGATATATGAGCACAAAAATAAGTTAAATAGTTGTAAAAATATTCCTGCAGATGAATTACAAATTAATCAATGGATAAAAGAATGGAATGAAGAATTTGTGGTCGAAAGAAATATAAGATTAGAAACACCCAAAAgtaaatgtaataataatacattatatGAAGCGTGTGAGAAGAAATGTATTGATCCATGTATGTCATATGGAAAGTGGATTATTAGAATTAAATATGAATGGGATATCTTATCAAAAGAATACAAAGCTCAGAATGGTTCAAAGAAAAATCCGGACGATTATTTATTGAGCTTTTCCAATAAAAGCAATAGTGAAAATGTAAGTACATTATTGAAAAAGTGTGATGATGAGTATTCAAAATATTGTGATTGTAAACATACTACTACCCTGGTTAAAAGCGTTTTGAATGGTAAAGAAGATACTAGTGAGGAAGACCGTGAAATTGTTGATGTGAATGACTTTTCTAAATTTggatgtaataaaaaatctGTTGAAACAAACAGTAAAATATGGGAATGTATAAAACCCGATATTTTAAGGGTTACGGGAGTATGTAGTCCTCCGAGAAGGCAAGAAATATGTCTTGGAAATATTGATAGAATATTCGATAAAAACTTATCAATGATAAAAGAACATATTCTTGCTATAGCAATATATGAATCAAGATTAttgaaacaaaaatataagagTGAAGGTAATGATCAAGTTTGTAAtgtgataaaaaaaagtttttCTGATTTAAgagatattataaaaggTACTGATTATTGGAATGATTTGAGCAATAGAAAATTAGTAGGAAAAATTAATACAAATTCGAATTATGTTCACCGAAATATGTCAAATGATAAGTATTTTCGTGATGCGTGGTGGgaagatattaaaaaagatgtATGGAATGTGATGACATGGGTATTTAAGGATAAAAATGTTtgtaaagaaaatgatatcGAAAATATACCACAGTTCTTCAGATGGTTTAGTGAATGGGGTGACGAGTATTGCCAAGTtaagataaaaatgatagaGACTTTGAATGTAGCATGCAAAGAAAAAGGTTGTGAAGATAGtaattgtaaaaataaatgcaGTGCATATAATGAATGGATAtcaaaacaaaaagaattatatagtAAACAAGCCACAAAATACCAAGAATATCAAAAAGGAAAGAGTTACAGAACGTATACTGAATCTAAATCTATGAAAGCAGAGgattatttaaagaaatattcaaaaaaatgcTCTAATATTAACTTTGAAACTGAATTTAATGAAATATTTCCTTCCGATTATAAAACTAAATGTACGATATGTTCAAAAGGAAACGATGTAATCATTGATACAGTATCAACTGCTATAGAACCTCCTCAAACAGTAGTTCCTGAAATAAAATCTTCAACGAAACATGAGAGTATGGATAATTCACCCGCGGCTGTTGAAGGAGATACACCAGTATCTGATACACTTCATAAACAAGGCAATCTAGAAAGTTCAGATACGGAAAAAGCTAATGTAACAAGTGAAACCGAAGCAAAAGGAGAAACACAGATAGATCATGAGACATTGAAAGAAGAATTAACGGATGCAGAAGGAAGCGTACACGAGGAATCTACAGGTGTTTTATCAGAAAATTTAAAAGTATCACCGAGCGAAGGGGGTACAGAAGCAACTGTATTAACTGATCAACTTAAAAATGTGGAAAAACCATTAGTAGAATCTTCCAGCATTAAGCCAGAAGAGGAATCTGCGAGCATTCAATCAGAAGGCGAATCTACAAAAATTCAATCAGCAGAAGAACCTGTAAGGGAAGATTccaatttaaaattaaatactAAATCTATAGAAGACAAAGAAATAGAAGCATTATCTACTTCGACTTCTAGTTCTAATTCAAGCGATCAGACACATTCATCTGATAATGATCATAAAATTGAAGCCCCTAAAGTATCTGATAATATGTCCAATGAATCAACTGAAAGTACACCTTCGAAAGAAAAGACACTTGCTACCGAAGATGTAAACTCACCTGTCATTGAATCTTCAGAACGAAATGATCATGACGCACGTGTTGAAGATAAATTAGATGAAAATGCTATATCAACTATAACTTCAGGAAATGAACGTGATAAAAATAGTACTTTTGAGGATCAAAAACCAAAAGAGAACGTCGATGTTAGTACAACTAACACAGTTATTACAGGCTCTGTTAATGACAATGAAAAGATTGCGGAACATGAGGTTAAAGAATCAACGATAGATCCCAATAATGTATCTGATGATGTAAGTGAACAGGAAGAGGAATTAAAAGATGTAACGAATTATAGATCTGAGGATGATGTAGTTGATAACGAGACAGAAATATCAACAAATGATATTACAAGTAATTCAGAAGATGGCAGTGGAATAGAAAGTGAACATAGTACTGTAAATATGCAAACATCTATTgtagatgataataatgatatacgTCAATATTCTGAAGAGGAACATCATAATAGTAATACTGATGTAGAACTAAATGATCCTTTACAAAAATCTTCTATGAGTTCTGTTGGAGGCATATCTGATGAAGAATCAGCAGAAGAAATTGTAAGAAGTGATCAGAATGTTACTAATAAGTCTGAACATTTGGATGATAACAATGAAGAACATACAGAAAGATTTAGTGATAGTAATTTTGAAGTTAGCGACAGTggaaataaagaaaagattGATATGGAACATAAAGGTATTGTTTCACCAGATGATAGTAAGAGAGAATCAGAAGTTGAAGAATCAGGAACATTTACGGGAACACCAGAATCAGAACATGATGATGTAGTTGAAAAAGATACATTTGACATGTTAGAGGATAGCAGTAAAAATAAGCAGGAAGATGATACCACATCGGATAGGAATTTGGAGATCACAGACAGAGAAAAGAGTCATGAACAATTAAGAGAAAATGAAGTAAAAATGGAATTAGAAAAACAAAGACAAAGTAAAGAACAAGAAATTCTTAAAGGTCTAAAGGGAAATCAACATCGTACAAATGTAGATAACATAAAACCTGTAGATAAAAATCATCCTAAATTACCTTTAGAAGTTATGAACAAAACTGAAGAAGAAAGAAAACAATTATCTAAAGAAAACATTAGTATTggtcaagaaaaaaaattgcaAAAACATAAATTTGATACCAGTTATAATCTACAAGGACATGTATCTCCTGAAAAAAATCCACATAACACAGGTTTTCATAGAAGAACTGATTTGGTTAATCATTCTAATAGTGTTTTAAGTGCAGGAACTAATGTTactaatttaaataatacacGACATAAATATGATTTAAAAGATGAGAAATTAAATATTGAGCTTTATCAAAAGAGAAATGATAAAGTAACAAGAGAAGAAATAAAGGAATTagcagaaaaaaataaatgtaaaaacaaaatttctGAAGAATACTGTTCCCATATGATAgaagatgaaataaaatcaaatatATGCTCtatagaaaaaacaaaaaatatgtgTTGTGCAGTATCAGATTACTGTATGAGATATTTTACGTATGGTTCAAAGGAATATTCTGATTGTACCAAAAAGGAATTTGAAGATCCATCTTATATATGTTTCCGAAAGGAGGCCTTTTCAA gAATGCCATATTATGCAGGAGCAGGTgtgttatttattatattgctTATTTTCGGTTCAATACATGCCAAAGATCAAAg ttCTGACGTAGTTGTGAATGAGGATAATGGGAATAATTTTGCATTTGAAGTCACCGATAATTTAGATAAATTATCCAATATGt tCAATCAACAAGTACAGGAAACTAATGTCAACGATTTTTCTGAATATACAGAGGATATTAAtgcatattaa
- a CDS encoding acyl-CoA synthetase: MNILFTVCSLFIFVINVALYGAEKNRKNNVYTEICEKPANANESSVYCMKDYKKKNSSYPYKHIMNFLLDNQSKHKNNVAIVEHENGEQNNYLTYGDFFKKVFCFSNTLNTYEGKGIEEKIYNNEEKNNGKFRLLGLYGSNSMNWVAADMASMLSGVTTLVMHSKFSVDVIVDILKETELEWLCLDLELVEGLLAHRNEFPHLKNLIILDTLDKSNKIKSKGLDKSDKKKTKEGDNNLGNVDYDNEKLKKIKDLKVKASSVGINIMAFDEMANTEPKEIKINNEDPNFITSIVYTSGTSGKPKGVMLSNENFHNTIVPLCDHNIIKEYHPKTHFSYLPVSHIYERVLVHILFMLGGTISIWSKDISIFSKDLSNSKGEVLAGVPKVFNRIYTNIMTEISNLPCFKRWLVKRIISIRKSNNNGSLSKFLEGLFKISSKIKKKVNTNLEVILNGGGKLSPKIANELRVLLNINFYQGYGLTESTGPIFVQDTSDTNTESMGIPVSPNTKYKVKTWETYKATDTLPKGELLVKSGSIFSGYFLEKENTEKSFTEDGYFKTGDVVQVNSDGSLTFLDRSKGLVKLSQGEYIETDLLNNLYSQISFINNCVVYGDDSMDGPLGIISVDKYLLYRSLKDDNMLEKTGITDNNYQDRLNDENINQSIFVDYVKEKMMEAYKNTNLNRYNIINHIYLTSKVWDTNNYLTPTLKVKRFYVFKDYDFFIEEVKKIYKHKLKGIDEVSKNKEQKEEKKDEKNKNKNKNVQEKSSKDMNTKNVVNVTEKKPTKEKFTEQQEKKETNNKLRVRVNDVAQELELNK; the protein is encoded by the coding sequence atgaatattttatttacgGTGTGtagtttatttatatttgtaattaATGTTGCTTTATATGGAGCTGAAAAGAATCgtaaaaataatgtatacACGGAAATATGTGAAAAGCCAGCAAATGCAAATGAATCAAGTGTATATTGTATGAAAGactacaaaaagaaaaattcttCATATccttataaacatattatgaattttttattagATAATCAAagtaaacataaaaataatgtagcAATAGTGGAACATGAAAATGGTGAACAAAACAATTATTTGACATATGgtgatttttttaaaaaagtttTTTGTTTTAGTAATACATTGAATACTTATGAAGGAAAAGGTATTGAAGAGAAAATTTATAACAacgaagaaaaaaataatggtAAATTTAGGTTGTTAGGTTTATATGGTAGTAATTCCATGAATTGGGTAGCCGCTGATATGGCTTCTATGTTAAGTGGTGTTACAACATTAGTTATGCACTCTAAATTTAGTGTAGATGTAATTGTAGATATATTAAAGGAAACCGAATTAGAATGGTTATGTTTAGATTTAGAATTGGTTGAAGGGTTATTAGCTCATAGAAATGAATTTCCACACTTGAAGAATCTTATAATATTAGATACATTAGATAAatctaataaaataaaatctaAAGGTTTAGATAAAAGtgataaaaagaaaacaaaggAAGGAGATAATAATTTGGGTAATGTTGattatgataatgaaaaattaaaaaaaataaaagatttaAAAGTTAAAGCTAGTAGTGTtggaataaatattatggCATTTGATGAGATGGCAAATACAGAACCTAaagagataaaaataaataatgaagatcCTAATTTTATTACTTCTATTGTATATACATCTGGTACATCAGGAAAACCAAAGGGTGTTATGTTAAGTAATGAAAATTTCCACAATACTATAGTACCATTATGtgatcataatataataaaagaatatcaTCCCAAAACACATTTTTCCTATCTACCAGTATCACACATATATGAGAGAGTTCTTGTTCATATCTTATTTATGTTAGGTGGAACTATTAGTATATGGAGTAAAGATATAAGTATTTTCTCTAAAGATTTATCAAATTCTAAAGGTGAAGTATTAGCAGGTGTTCCTAAAGTTTTTAATAGAATATATACCAATATTATGACAGAAATAAGTAATTTACCATGTTTCAAAAGATGGTTAGTGAAACGTATTATATCGATACGTAAATCTAATAATAATGGAAGTTTAAGTAAATTTCTTGAAGgactttttaaaatttcttcaaaaattaaaaagaaagtaAACACGAATTTAGAAGTTATATTAAATGGTGGTGGAAAGTTATCACCAAAAATTGCTAATGAGTTACGTGTTttgttaaatataaatttttatcaaGGATATGGATTAACAGAATCGACAGGTCCTATTTTTGTACAAGATACTAGTGATACAAATACTGAAAGTATGGGAATTCCTGTTTCTccaaatacaaaatataaagtaAAAACATGGGAAACTTATAAAGCCACAGATACTTTACCAAAAGGAGAATTATTAGTTAAGAGTGGTTCTATATTTAGTGGATACTTTttggaaaaagaaaatacagAAAAATCATTTACTGAAGATGGTTATTTTAAAACAGGGGATGTAGTTCAAGTTAATAGTGATGGTTCCTTAACATTTTTAGATAGATCAAAGGGTTTAGTAAAATTATCACAAGGTGAATATATCGAAACAGATTTGTTGAATAATCTTTATTCACAAATtagttttataaataattgtgTTGTTTATGGTGATGATTCAATGGATGGACCATTAGGTATAATTTCTGtggataaatatttattatatagatCCTTAAAAGATGACAATATGTTAGAAAAAACTGGAATTACTGATAATAATTACCAAGATCgattaaatgatgaaaatataaatcaatcTATTTTTGTTGATTATGTGAAAGAGAAAATGATGGAAgcttataaaaatacaaatttaaatagatataatataataaatcatatttatttaacatCTAAAGTATGGGATACTAATAATTATCTTACACCCACATTAAAGGTGAAAAGATTCTATGTATTTAAGGATTATGACTTTTTCATTGAAgaagttaaaaaaatatataaacacaaaTTAAAAGGAATTGATGAAGTCAGcaaaaataaagaacaaaaagaagagaaaaaggatgaaaaaaataaaaataaaaataaaaatgttcaaGAAAAAAGTTCAAAAGATATGAATACAAAAAATGTAGTTAATGTTACAGAGAAAAAACCcacaaaagaaaaatttacaGAACagcaagaaaaaaaagaaacgaATAACAAATTAAGAGTACGAGTTAATGATGTGGCACAAGAAttagaattaaataaataa
- a CDS encoding alpha/beta hydrolase, putative, with product MSLYFWITFCIFVCVTYYENTFLHKTYLSSIFGNQDIENILLLRKGNMANILNENLYDSSKYMHKISRGVLYSDDDNIVNNYKDYKNKDEKSKKENNNISENKENHGNENNIIFEDGNPEISFFTNRENLKIARYTWKPKEEKTKAYVFALHGVTTHLRNQYLNYYGRPEWANKNEKTMKECSINQSSKLRNSCSQSNKDISKEKKEDCSISKDNISNKKQNNENNVNENVNSQNVTNKKDFTKSMDDNNVLLFTESDKDNDVYKNLYYCSKCGLSNYCNCGKRTMSYDSSWIQTLNDNGYTFCGIDNQSHGLSEASRNERCFVEDFENFVADAVQALEIFVNEWKAKNELRPIIIMGTSMGGCIAVKMFEKIYDEKKEWRKYIKGLALISPMISIEKQTSTLFNKMLIGLGYILKKFFPLYKFKVLGKTLKYPWIKLDDDTDPYHYHEELKAGIALECLFGTYSCMKSKIIKYIDESDIDIIVLQSKYDNIVDPTGTVNFVNKMVNIYNKKDEEVNSNISETIKSGGDKKLISNQSNNLSNQTCKYEKDYVILSGKDLKSEDILWKPCDHGHYRNYKRKKNSTKSDKKNDKDKNNYKHLSAHILNYGSHKLSCEPDNKVTSSIFVDWLNNIFS from the exons atgtcattatatttttggaTAACATTTTGCATTTTTGTTTGTGTAACATATTATGAG aATACATTTTTACACAAAACATATTTATCTTCTATTTTCGGAAATCAGGATATAGagaacattttattattaagaaaAGGAAATATGGCGAATATTTTGaatgaaaatttatatgattcaagtaaatatatgcataaaaTATCAAGAGGGGTTTTATAtagtgatgatgataatatagtgaataattataaagattataaaaataaagatgaaaaatcaaaaaaggAAAACAATAACATTTCAGAGAATAAAGAAAATCATGGAAACgagaataatattatttttgaagATGGAAACCCAGAGATAAGTTTTTTTACAAACAgagaaaatttaaaaatagcTAGATATACATGGAAACCCAAAGAGGAAAAAACTAAAGCATATGTTTTTGCTTTACATGGAGTTACTACACATTTGAGAAatcaatatttaaattattatggtAGACCCGAATGGGCTAATAAGAATGAAAAGACAATGAAAGAATGTTCTATTAACCAAAGCAGTAAGTTAAGGAATAGTTGTTCTCAatcaaataaagatatatctaaagaaaaaaaggagGACTGTTCTATCtctaaagataatatatcaaataaaaaacaaaataatgagaATAATGTTAATGAAAATGTAAATTCACAAAAtgttacaaataaaaaagattttACAAAATCAatggatgataataatgttttattatttaccgAAAGTGATAAAGATAATGATGTTTATAAAAacttatattattgttcCAAATGTGGTCTTTCAAATTATTGTAATTGTGGGAAAAGGACAATGTCTTATGATAGTAGTTGGATTCAAacattaaatgataatgGTTATACCTTTTGTGGTATTGATAACCAATCACATGGATTATCAGAGGCTTCACGAAATGAACGATGTTTTGTTGAAGATTTTGAAAATTTCGTTGCTGATGCTGTTCAGGCATTAGAAATATTTGTAAATGAATGGAAAGCGAAAAATGAATTAAGACCTATAATAATTATGGGTACATCTATGGGTGGATGTATAGCTGTAAAAatgtttgaaaaaatatatgatgaaaaaaaagaatggagaaaatatattaaaggtTTAGCACTAATATCTCCTATGATTAGTATAGAAAAACAAACAAgtacattatttaataaaatgttaATAGGCTTAggatatattttgaaaaaattttttcctctttataaatttaaagtTTTAGGTAAGACTTTAAAATATCCATGGATTAAACTGGATGATGATACAGATCCTTATCATTACCATGAAGAATTAAAGGCTGGTATAGCTTTAGAATGTTTATTTGGTACTTATTCATGTATGAAaagtaaaattataaaatatatagatgaaAGTGATATTGATATTATAGTGTTACAatcaaaatatgataatatagtGGATCCGACTGGTACTGTAAATTTTGTAAACAAAAtggttaatatatataataaaaaagatgaagaagttaattcaaatatatcaGAAACTATAAAAAGTGGGGGCGATAAAAAATTGATATCAAATCAATCAAATAATTTATCTAACCAAACatgtaaatatgaaaaagattATGTAATTTTATCAGGAAAGGATTTAAAAAGTGAGGATATTTTATGGAAACCATGTGATCATGGACATTATAGAAATTACAAAAGGAAGAAGAATTCAACAAAaagtgataaaaaaaatgacaagGATAAGAACAATTATAAACATTTGAGTgcacatatattaaattatggaTCGCACAAATTATCGTGTGAGCCAGATAATAAAGTAACGTCATCCATATTTGTTGATTGgcttaataatatatttagttaa